taaaatgaggtcgataggtttaatttatcgtctgattaattgatttatcgtttatcgcgacaggcctagtctCAGCCTTTTTGTGCTCCGAAAACATCACTTAGGCCTCCAGGCTtcggtgttttattttgtaggccCCATCCGGCGGTGAGCGGAAGTGTTGTGTCTGCTGTGAGAACTTGACGCCCGCTATTCTGATTGGAGGATTACGTTTGTGCTGAAGTGCGGCCAATCAGCGAAGAGATGGCAGGTATAAATCCCCGACGCTCCTGTTTGACGCATTCTTTCCTCCCGTTTGGTGAAAGTGAAAGTGTGTTTGATCGAAACGAGATGTCTGGACGCGGAAAGACCGGTGGCAAGGCCAGAGCTAAGGCCAAGACCCGCTCGTCCCGTGCGGGGCTCCAGTTTCCCGTGGGCCGTGTTCACAGGCTGCTGCGCAAGGGAAACTACGCCGAGCGCGTCGGTGCCGGAGCTCCGGTGTACCTGGCTGCGGTCCTGGAGTACCTGACCGCTGAGATCCTGGAGCTGGCCGGGAACGCAGCCCGCGACAACAAGAAGACTAGGATCATCCCCCGCCACCTGCAGCTGGCCGTGCGCAACGACGAGGAGCTCAACAAGCTGCTGGGCGGCGTGACCATCGCTCAGGGAGGCGTCCTCCCCAACATCCAGGCTGTCCTGCTGCCCAAGAAGACCGAGAAACCGGCCAAGGCCAAGTAAACGTCCGCAGCCCGAGCGACAATCCAACGGCTCTTTTAAGAGCCACCTACTTCTGTCTGAAGGGTCAAAGTTTCTACAATATACTTGAGATACATAAAGTATGAGATGGATTAAAACCCGGTTAACACCAGTCATCTGAAGTCAAAACCGAGGGAGGGAAAAGGTGATTGACCTTAAAAGGGGAAAAGATGGGAAATACTAAGTGTCTTATACAGACCTTCAGTTATTCCGTTGCTCAAACCGCCTTTATAAAATCAGTCCGCCAACATCCATGAGCTCCAGATCCTGTAAGTGGTTCTTAAAGAAGGATCTGCTGCTTGTCAATAAGCTTCTGCATGTACAAAAACACCCGAGGAAAATGAGTAGAAGCCCAGAATACCAGCACGACCATTACAAATTCACATCTTATCATTTGAGCAAGTTAAGTACTTTCTCAACATGTTTGCTAATTTCAAAAGACGGCCACGAGTTTGCTTCAAAATGCAGTAATTTTACTGGACGGTTCCCAATAATTGTGAGAACTGTTGGTTGATTCATGAGGAAAATAGACAATTGGGATTTATTACAGTCAAATTTTTGTTTCGTTtctatgttgcttttatttccacGTGAAATCACGAGGAGACTTTGAGACGTCACAACTCCGCAGGCGCTTCCTAGTTTGAcggtgttttattttccaatccAATTCTCGGAGCGGAAATGTGTCCGCTGGTCGTTGGCAACTTGAGGCGGAAGTAGAAACGCGTCTGGCCGACTGTCGTCACTTAGGTCCGCGACATGTATTTAAATCCGGACGCTCAGCCTTCCGGAGTCAGTGTATCATCATCGACGCACAGCGAGAGAATCATGAGTGGCCGTGGAAARGGAGGAAAGGGACTCGGGAAGGGCGGCGCTAAGCGGCACCGTAAAGTCCTCCGCGATAACATCCAGGGYATCACCAAGCCCGCCATCCGCCGCCTGGCTCGCCGCGGCGGAGTCAARCGTATCTCCGGCCTGATCTACGAGGAGACCCGCGGCGTGCTCAAGGTGTTCCTGGAGAACGTGATCCGTGACGCCGTGACGTACACCGAGCACGCNNNNNNNNNNNNNNNNNNNNNNNNNNNNNNNNNNNNNNNNNNNNNNNNNNNNNNNNNNNNNNNNNNNNNNNNNNNNNNNNNNNNNNNNNNNNNNNNNNNNNNNNNNNNNNNNNNNNNNNNNNNNNNNNNNNNNNNNNNNNNNNNNNNNNNNNNNNNNNNNNNNNNNNNNNNNNNNNNNNNNNNNNNNNNNNNNNNNNNNNNNNNNNNNNNNNNNNNNNNNNNNNNNNNNNNNNNNNNNNNNNNNNNNNNNNNNNNNNNNNNNNNNNNNNNNNNNNNNNNNNNNNNNNNNNNNNNNNNNNNNNNNNNNNNNNNNNNNNNNNNNNNNNNNNNNNNNNNNNNNNNNNNNNNNNNNNNNNNNNNNNNNNNNNNNNNNNNNNNNNNNNNNNNNNNNNNNNNNNNNNNNNNNNNNNNNNNNNNNNNNNNNNNNNNNNNNNNNNNNNNNNNNNNNNNNNNNNNNNNNNNNNNNNNNNNNNNNNNNNNNNNNNNNNNNNNNNNNNNNNNNNNNNNNNNNNNNNNNNNNNNNNNNNNNNNNNNNNNNNNNNNNNNNNNNNNNNNN
This window of the Poecilia reticulata strain Guanapo unplaced genomic scaffold, Guppy_female_1.0+MT scaffold_291, whole genome shotgun sequence genome carries:
- the LOC103460786 gene encoding histone H2A-like; the encoded protein is MSGRGKTGGKARAKAKTRSSRAGLQFPVGRVHRLLRKGNYAERVGAGAPVYLAAVLEYLTAEILELAGNAARDNKKTRIIPRHLQLAVRNDEELNKLLGGVTIAQGGVLPNIQAVLLPKKTEKPAKAK
- the LOC103460790 gene encoding histone H4-like — encoded protein: MYLNPDAQPSGVSVSSSTHSERIMSGRGKGGKGLGKGGAKRHRKVLRDNIQGITKPAIRRLARRGGVKRISGLIYEETRGVLKVFLENVIRDAVTYTEH